In Streptomyces alboniger, the following are encoded in one genomic region:
- a CDS encoding class I SAM-dependent methyltransferase — MGRVNDPNTPPPSAPAAHRATGGTEDAGLDDPLAAFAALRTEAGRALLDEVRDVEPAQELAAATRLRREHPAPLVSAALGQARLRRRAAAKFGAKDAGRMFFTPDGVEQSTRASVATHRAESFRSLGVRTLADLCCGIGGDAIALARAGISVLAVDRSPLTCAVARANAEALGLADLIEVREADVTDVDTSAYDAVFVDPARRSSKRGRIFDPESYSPPLSWAVQAARKAPRAALKIAPGIPHEAIPAGTEAEWISDGGDVKEAVLWFGTDAPASHRATLLPQDVSLWSSLDAMLPDPEVRPVGRYLYEPDGAVIRAHLVAEVAARVGGGLIDETIAYVTSDALHATPYAVAYEITDRLPFGVKKLKALLREREVGILTVKKRGSAVEPEELRRKVKPRGKNAATVFLTRVAGAPTMLIGHPAP, encoded by the coding sequence ATGGGGCGGGTGAACGACCCGAACACGCCGCCGCCGAGCGCCCCTGCCGCCCACCGCGCCACCGGAGGCACCGAGGACGCCGGCCTCGACGATCCCCTCGCCGCCTTCGCCGCCCTGCGCACCGAAGCGGGCCGGGCCCTGCTCGACGAGGTGCGGGACGTGGAGCCCGCGCAGGAGCTGGCCGCCGCCACCCGGCTGCGCCGCGAGCACCCGGCGCCGCTCGTCTCGGCCGCCCTCGGCCAGGCGCGGCTGCGCCGGCGGGCGGCGGCGAAGTTCGGCGCGAAGGACGCGGGCCGGATGTTCTTCACGCCGGACGGCGTCGAGCAGTCCACCCGCGCCTCCGTCGCCACGCACCGCGCCGAGAGCTTCAGGAGCCTGGGGGTGCGTACCCTCGCCGACCTGTGCTGCGGCATCGGCGGTGACGCGATCGCCCTGGCACGGGCCGGGATCTCCGTGCTCGCCGTCGACCGCTCCCCGCTGACCTGCGCGGTCGCCCGTGCCAACGCCGAGGCGCTCGGGCTCGCCGACCTCATCGAGGTCCGGGAGGCCGATGTCACGGACGTGGACACATCGGCGTACGACGCGGTGTTCGTGGACCCGGCGCGGCGCTCCTCCAAGCGCGGCCGCATCTTCGATCCGGAGTCCTACTCCCCGCCGCTGTCCTGGGCGGTCCAGGCGGCCCGCAAGGCCCCGCGCGCCGCGCTGAAGATCGCCCCCGGGATCCCGCACGAGGCGATCCCCGCGGGGACCGAGGCCGAGTGGATCTCGGACGGCGGCGATGTGAAGGAGGCCGTGCTGTGGTTCGGCACGGACGCGCCCGCCTCGCACCGCGCGACGCTCCTGCCCCAAGACGTCTCCCTGTGGAGCTCCCTCGACGCGATGCTTCCCGACCCCGAGGTGCGGCCCGTGGGGCGGTACCTGTACGAGCCGGACGGCGCCGTCATCCGTGCGCATCTGGTCGCCGAGGTCGCGGCGCGGGTCGGCGGCGGACTGATCGACGAGACCATCGCGTACGTCACGTCCGACGCGCTGCACGCGACGCCCTACGCGGTGGCGTACGAGATCACCGACCGGCTCCCCTTCGGTGTCAAGAAGCTGAAGGCCCTGCTCCGGGAGCGGGAGGTCGGGATCCTGACGGTGAAGAAGCGGGGCTCGGCGGTGGAACCGGAGGAACTGCGCCGCAAGGTGAAGCCGCGGGGGAAGAACGCGGCGACGGTGTTCCTGACGCGGGTGGCCGGGGCGCCCACGATGCTGATCGGCCACCCGGCCCCGTGA
- a CDS encoding polysaccharide deacetylase family protein: protein MQLVRQKEESAARRKNQTRAVVAVLTVTAIASGCASAGGSDAVKPAHGQQPLKAPPARALDSYAHQLAVTQAARVAAAKRWRLAKTPLAAPAPPRKKPRLKTRKGFEVKGQAKLPPVFTTIPTKQKVVFLTIDDGAEKDPALLRMMSDLRIPYTAFLSDYLVKEDYAYFKKMQSRGVTLNNHTLNHRYMPGLSYKSQRREICGMQDTIEKRYGKRPELFRPPYGNYNDDTLRAAKSCGIKAVPLWNAEVFADRMEYREWDRDLHPGDIILTHFRGREDWKGTMPDMVRRLMKTVTGKGYAVARLEDYL, encoded by the coding sequence ATGCAACTCGTACGACAAAAGGAAGAATCCGCCGCACGGCGGAAGAATCAGACGCGTGCCGTCGTGGCGGTGCTGACCGTCACGGCGATCGCCTCGGGCTGCGCCTCCGCGGGCGGCTCGGACGCCGTGAAGCCCGCCCACGGCCAGCAGCCGCTCAAGGCCCCGCCCGCCAGGGCCCTCGACTCCTACGCCCATCAGCTCGCCGTCACCCAGGCCGCCCGGGTCGCGGCCGCCAAGCGCTGGCGCCTCGCCAAGACCCCGCTGGCGGCGCCCGCGCCACCCAGGAAGAAGCCGCGGCTCAAGACCCGCAAGGGCTTCGAGGTCAAGGGCCAGGCCAAGCTGCCGCCGGTCTTCACTACCATCCCGACCAAGCAGAAGGTCGTCTTCCTCACCATCGACGACGGCGCCGAGAAGGACCCGGCGCTGCTGAGGATGATGAGCGACCTGAGGATCCCGTACACCGCCTTCCTCAGTGACTACCTGGTCAAGGAGGACTACGCGTACTTCAAGAAGATGCAGTCGCGCGGGGTCACCCTGAACAACCACACCCTCAATCACCGCTACATGCCCGGCCTCTCGTACAAGAGCCAGCGCCGCGAGATCTGCGGCATGCAGGACACCATCGAGAAGCGCTACGGCAAGCGGCCCGAACTCTTCCGCCCGCCGTACGGCAACTACAACGACGACACGCTGCGCGCCGCGAAGTCCTGCGGCATCAAGGCCGTGCCGCTGTGGAACGCGGAGGTCTTCGCCGACCGCATGGAGTACCGCGAGTGGGACCGTGACCTGCACCCCGGCGACATCATCCTCACCCACTTCAGGGGCCGCGAGGACTGGAAGGGCACCATGCCCGACATGGTCCGCAGGCTCATGAAGACGGTCACGGGCAAGGGGTACGCGGTGGCCAGGCTGGAGGACTACCTGTGA
- the groES gene encoding co-chaperone GroES translates to MTTTSSKVAIKPLEDRIVVQPLDAEQTTASGLVIPDTAKEKPQEGVVLAVGPGRFENGERLPLDVKTGDIVLYSKYGGTEVKYSGEEYLVLSARDVLAIVEK, encoded by the coding sequence GTGACGACCACCAGCTCCAAGGTTGCCATCAAGCCGCTCGAGGACCGCATTGTGGTCCAGCCGCTCGACGCCGAGCAGACCACGGCCTCCGGCCTGGTCATTCCGGACACCGCCAAGGAGAAGCCCCAGGAGGGCGTCGTCCTGGCCGTGGGCCCGGGCCGCTTCGAGAACGGCGAGCGTCTGCCGCTCGACGTGAAGACCGGCGACATCGTGCTGTACAGCAAGTACGGCGGCACCGAGGTGAAGTACAGCGGCGAGGAGTACCTCGTCCTCTCGGCTCGCGACGTGCTCGCGATCGTCGAGAAGTAA